The genomic region GTCCTGTTCCTGGTTTGCGGGTTTATCGGACGAATCTTTGGTTCGCTGTTGCCATTGCGTCAGCCGTTTATACGTCTCCTGATCCAGGCTGAGATGGATTTCACGGGCGGGTATCCGTTTGGGAATCAGCGTCAACGAGAGCGCGATATCCTGATTGTCGCCGGGGGTGATGTACAAGGTCACCGGCGTTTCATCGGTGGTCGCGACATAGACGATCTTGCCCTTAGTGCTGGTGGTCGCCTGACTGGTCGTGGTCACCACCGGGTTGTCGAAGGGCGTCACCAGCCGGTTCAAATGGCCAACCGCAATCGGCATCAGCTCGTTGATGCCGGGCTTAACCTGAAGGGTTTGCGGCGCGACGGAAGTAGCCGCCTGTTGAGGGGGCGGATTCAGGACACTGGCATCGACGGGCGGCAATTCGACTTGCAGCGGAGGCTGATCAGTTGCCATACTTGACACATCTTTCAAGGGCGCGGTTTCCGCCGCCTGATTGTCTTTAGGCGGAGGTGCGGTCAATCCGTTAGCCGGTAATTCCTCGGCGGATATCGGCAGGCTGATGATCAGCAATAATGCGAGTGGACGACAGGCACTTTTCATGGCGTTGCAGCTCTCGGTGGCAATTGCGCGGCTTTCAGGCGTTCCAGCGTTCTGGGGTCTTCGGGATAGACATCGATGAACTCCAGGCGGGGCCGGTAGTTTTTGATGGCAATGATGAATTCGTAGGTGCGTGGCTTGATGTCCGGCTTGGAACTGGGACCCTGGCTTTTGAGTTCGCCGCTGACAAAGACCTTGTTGGTCTCGGCTTCATAATCGACATGCCGGGGCGTGAAGCTGATCGCGACCCGGTCCATTTTGATCGCCTTGATCTGATCGGTCATCGCATCCAGCACGGTGCGGTAGATCTCGGGCGCCAACAACGGCTCGATGGCGATTTTCAGGAAATCGGCATTGGCCGGCGTGGTATTGCCCAACAGCTCGGCCAGAAACAGGCCCCAGGACTCCTTGAATTCGCTGGAGGCGGCGGTTCGGGTCACTTCGACTTCTTTCGTTAAGGTCGGCGGCACCAGAATAATACTGCGTTCGGTACGCCAGGCGGCCAGCGAGGTAATCACGCACACCGTCAGCAAACCCAGGATGATGATGCGGCTGAAACGGTTCTCTGTCTCGTGCCCTTCCCAGGTCCGAAGAAAATCCGAAAGCCTCACGGGTAGAACCGCCGGATGAAGGGATTGGGAATGGTGATCGCTTTGCTGGGCAGCAAACCCAGCCAATAGATCGCATGCAAGGTATAACCGTCCGGGCGGTTGTCGCGAAAGCGCCGGTAGAATTTGACGGCGATGGCGCCAATGGCCAGGGCCGGAATGAATTGATCGATCAGCATGCCGGTGAGCATGCACACCATGAACGGCACGATTTCATCGGCGCTCCACAGCAAAAGGTGAATCGGATCGTCGATGGTTTTAGGAATGGCAACGGGTTCCATAATGATCTCCGGGAGGGATGATCACTATTTTGGTGAT from Methylosarcina fibrata AML-C10 harbors:
- a CDS encoding TraE/TraK family type IV conjugative transfer system protein is translated as MRLSDFLRTWEGHETENRFSRIIILGLLTVCVITSLAAWRTERSIILVPPTLTKEVEVTRTAASSEFKESWGLFLAELLGNTTPANADFLKIAIEPLLAPEIYRTVLDAMTDQIKAIKMDRVAISFTPRHVDYEAETNKVFVSGELKSQGPSSKPDIKPRTYEFIIAIKNYRPRLEFIDVYPEDPRTLERLKAAQLPPRAATP
- the traL gene encoding type IV conjugative transfer system protein TraL, encoding MEPVAIPKTIDDPIHLLLWSADEIVPFMVCMLTGMLIDQFIPALAIGAIAVKFYRRFRDNRPDGYTLHAIYWLGLLPSKAITIPNPFIRRFYP
- a CDS encoding TraK domain-containing protein, whose product is MKSACRPLALLLIISLPISAEELPANGLTAPPPKDNQAAETAPLKDVSSMATDQPPLQVELPPVDASVLNPPPQQAATSVAPQTLQVKPGINELMPIAVGHLNRLVTPFDNPVVTTTSQATTSTKGKIVYVATTDETPVTLYITPGDNQDIALSLTLIPKRIPAREIHLSLDQETYKRLTQWQQRTKDSSDKPANQEQDYITTLKQLFRDLGLQKTPAGFSLRDPSQTEQIHCHQDRVRIRTGQLLEGPELLIFVGVAHNTGVIPIEFDERACASTQDEVLAVAAWPKVVLGPDESTELYVAVRRKDEAAITVRPSLLNGRMP